The genomic stretch TTTTACAACTTTTTGCCCAGCAATGAAAGTTGAATTCTGCTCAAAACTGAGAACTTATATGTATGATCACTTCTGTCTAGTAATGATGGGAACTATGTAACCTGTGGTTTAATGTAGTTTCTAAATACTTAGATATTCAACTAATTGTATTCTCTGGACTAACTAAGTTCCAATTTACATTTCCTGACTTATCCAATCCAGCAATATCATACTTAAATAGACTAGAGTTGgtagttatttatttaagctGAAACACTACTTTCCAGTGTGCAACTCTTAACTGGACAATATATGAAAAATGGAGTAATATTTCTGTAATGATAGTTACAGAAAACAGACCACAGTTAAAGAGATCACCCAGTTTAGAATCTACAAAATATAGTCACCAATGTTCACATCTTGGACCTCAACCTTGCCTATCACCAGAGCCCGATGTCACCAGTTCTGGGCAGCAGTTACAGGTAAACCATGTAGCATGGTTCAAATTTGTATTGGCAAATAGATAATAAAGTTTAACGTCTTTCTatcttaagttaaaaaattagcCTTAGTTCTGAAAACGTTAGGGaggaaattaatttcaaattccaTAGCATGAAGCATTATTTTTAAGGAACATTTTTActatactgtaaaattaaaactaaataagtaagtaatgttaataaattaattgtcacAACATATAAAGAACATACaagttaatacaaaatttaaatactattcaaaaattaataacataaacaattatgCAAGAACACAATCTAAGGACAAATGCAAATTGTaagtaaatactaaaaacaattaagaagttaataaattatttgaatttttaaacaagaatGTTTTGGTTTAGCACAATCATATCGAAATTTCAAAAGCATGGCTTAAATTATCCATTTTccacaatattgtttgttactTATGGCTTTAAACTTTTgtcataaaagtatttttgtagaaTATTCGCTTTGTTCAGTAGAAAATCAATAGATATTGTAATATAATGTCAGTATTACTTAgacaatatagtaaaaaataaataagtaatatatatttatatatatataaattaatttatataagctGGCCCTTCCCCACAATCCCCAAGCTGACTCAGCCCAATGCCCATTTACATCTCCACCACTCAGACATTAAATTGATGGTTTCTGTTCACAGTCAACATCGGAATCATGATAGGCGGAGAGTACTATGGCTGGCCTTCCCCCACAATCCCCAAGCTAACTCAGCCCAACGCCCCTTTATGTCTCCACCACTCAGAGATCACCTGGATGGTTTGCGCACTCTACTTGGGCAACATTCTCAGTCCCATACCTACCGGTCAGTCTTCAACCAACTACTTAGAAAAGTACATGGTGTTTCTAAACAGCTATGTCATATAAAAATTCCTACAGAATGTATTATATGGATTCAAGGTGAACAAGTCTCAATCAACATCGGAATCATGATATGCAGAGAGTTACTATGGCTGGCCCTCCTCCACAATCCCCAAGCTAACTCAGCCCAACGCCCCTTTATGTCTCCACCACTTAGATATCACATGGATGGTTTCTATTCAGAGTCAACATCGGAATCATGATAGGCGGAGAGTGCTACGGCTGGCCTTCCCCCACAATCCCCAAGCTAAACTCAGCTCAACGCCCCTTTATGTCTCCACCACTCAGAGATTAAATTGATAGTTTCTGTTCACAGTCAACATCGGAATCATGATAGGTGGAGAGTGCTACGGCTGGCCTTCCTCCGCAATCCCCAAGCTAACTCAGCCCAACGCCCCTTTATGTCTCCACCACTCAGAGATTAAATTGATGGTTTCTGTTCACAGTCAACATCGGAGTCATATGTGGAGAGTACTATGGCTAGCCCTCTCCCACAATCCCCAAGCTAACTCAGCCAACGTCCCTTTATGTCTCTACCTTAGATATCACATGGATGGTTTCTGTTCACAGTCAACATCGGAATCATGATAGGCGGAGAGTGCTATGGTGGCCTTCCCCCACAATCCCCAAGCTGACTCAGCCCAATGCCCCTCTAGTCTCCACCACTCAGAGATCACCTGGATGGTTTGTGCACTCTACTTGGGCAACATTCTCAGTCCCATACCTACCGGTTAGTCTTCGACCAACTACTTAGAAAAGTACATGGTGTTTCTAAACAGCTATGTGTTTCTAAAAATTCCTACAGAATGTATATATGGATTCAAGGtgaacaataaacatatatatgttccagcatattttattactgaaagagtaaaaaaataataatttaaaagttgtagtTTTGGAAGATTTTGTTGCCAATAATTTAATCTAGTTTGCTGCCAAAATCTTAAAAGGGTGAAATATTTAGTGGTTTTAAAATGACAGCTGATATAAAACTTTGATTTGGATTTCATAGAACTGGgacattaaatacaatacaaagaaGCAAGAGACAGGAATCTTTAGCAAATAGAACATTTATTAATACTGTACTTCCAAAATTACCAATACCTAATCTTgccaaaattacaatatattaatagaacaaattcaaattcaatgaTTCTTTCAtaacttttacaaaacaaattgttttactaatattcataaaaaactgCAAAACCATTCAATATTCATCCATTTACGAATAAATTGatcttaataacttaaattttacatcaaGCTGTGTTAACAAGCCTTGttacaaaaatgttgaaatgtgtgatacttatttgaaaattgtgaaaatagtttAGATTTGTTCCattaaattaaaaggtaaataagtatttatgataaattacaattataattcaaaagaactgtattaaaacattttcatgtaaTAGCATTATGTTTTATCatgtctttaaatttaatttcttactaaTGGCAAATATTGTTTGATgcaaatttaagtaattttgaaataaatataactatgcAATACATAGTCTATTTACttatttgcatattttgtttattattcataaaactattttGGTTCTGACATGGAATGTCCTCTTTGAGCTACTTATGTTCAAGCAATAgcattgtatttgtaaaaataattaatttcactaacaaatatttatttaacactttgagtgccaGTCTCTTCATGCCTTGGCTTACCAAGAAGTGTCATGATGAAATTGCTTGGATAAGCCCCACACTTGATTGGAACTTcactgtacatttatttgtttatagagATAACAAAACCAATCttgttttgataattagtaaattgaaTGCTCTAGAAGGATGCCatcaaaccaataaaataaaccatttattactttcaaaattaacaaacaattgtaaagattgtgAAAGATGTTTTCAAACTTTGAGTTTAAATtgtagaattttcaaaataaaaatatacatataaaaaatatatactgtacatacacatagatccgggttcgagtcccggcggagcaagtactttttgtgattaaatgtttattgaaaaattgtatacatatatgcCTTACATCTAGGGCATCTAGAGTTTACAGTGATCACAAACCTCAGTGCTGGGGAGATTCATACATCTGTGAGGCCTTATTAGTGTACAATATtaggttttgtagattttattcaAAATGATGCTCaacaataatattcataaaagtttcaacaataatattcataaaagttAGTTACTTATATTCTTATGTAAATTGATGGTTCAAAAAATAAAGTATCTAGTGTGATATTGGATACCGCACCCACTACTACAGTGAAAACaactaaattcaaacaaaataagagaacatttacaagtttaaattttgagataCTTACAGTACAATACTGTTATTTATCTCAAAAGTTCTGACTGAAGTACTTGTTTATGTATCGTCAGCCAAGGCTATCTAGACAACAGTTGGATCTGTATAATTTCAGCCAGCCAGCCTACTTCCAGGAAAAGATATTATTACTCAATTAAACTACCGCAGCTGGCATAGTGAGCAGCTTTCAATCAAACATATCAACGGTCAAGTGACTTCAAGTTAGGAAACCATTTTACTCGGTACAATACTAAAACATTATAATGTTTGTACTTAAAATTGcaaggttttaaataatacaatttattacttgATAATAAAACAACCATAACTAgtttatgtgtaataattttttaacttagttttatattgttaaaactgaGTACATACATTTATTCTAAATGTACTTAGGATTTTACTTGCATGTAcgatttactaaattataaatacataaccAAATAATACAAATCgcagaaaaaatttcaaaatgcaaTTTCTGTGAATTTATTAGGAGATATCTGGAAAATAATAGACATACTGTAATTCTAAACTTTTGAGACTGAAATCTTGTACAATTGATTAGTTAAATAGACATACTGCAATTCTAAACTTTTGAGACTGAAATCTTGTACAATTGATTAGTTAAATAGACATACTGCAATTCGAAACTTTTGAGACTGAAATCTTGTACAATTGATTAGTTAAATAGACATACTGCAATTCGAAACTTTTGAGACTGAAATCTTGTACAATTGATTAGTTAAATAGACATACTGCAATTCTAAACTTTTGAGACTGAAATCTTGTACAATTGATTAGTTAAATAGACATACTGCAATTCGAAACTTTTGAGACTGAAATCTTGTACAATTGATTAGTTAAATAGACATACTGTAATTCTAAACTTTTGAGACTGAAATCTTGTACAATTGATTAGTTAAATAGACATACTGTAATTCTAAACTTTTGAGACTGAAATCTTGTACAATTGATTAGTTAAATAGACATACTGCAATTCGAAACTTTTGAGACTGAAATCTTGTACAATTGATTAGTTAAATAGACATACTGCAATTCTAAACTTTTGAGACTGAAATCTTGTACAATTGATTAGTTAAATAGACATACTGTAATTTTGACTGAAATCTTTCAATTGATTAGTTAAATAGACATACTGCAATTCTAACTTTTGAGACTGAAATCTTGTACAAATTGCAATTCAATACAATTGATTAGTTAAATAGACATACTGCAATTCTAAACTTTTGAGACTGAAATCTTGTACAATTGATTAGTTAatagaattttacttttaaatcttaaacactaatattacttattaagaatgtgtatataatgttttaaaagttttctttttcaaaacatgtttagACCTATGTACAAATTTTGATTGAGGACCTACACGCTTCAAAAGAAAATGACTTGATTGACCATTttcaggtttttatttaaaaatctatttttaacaaaagaataCAATACTATAATACAGACTATACAGTCTGATTTTGATGAACTTTGGCATGtaagtgtattttaaaaagattactAGGAAAGGAGATTGGATTTACTGGTTAGATTTTTCAAccctaaaatatttctttagtataaaaaatatatatatttttttaattctaaaggtGATTTTTActgccttttttatttataatatagtaaatgaTTTACAGTGACATAGACTGCATCTTGACAAAACCTTTTTCCTGAAAAACATTTGTTTGCTTTCAtgcaaaaatacataaaaagcaTGTGGGAGAGGGGGGGGGGCAAAAGAACATATACACCTTGATTTCCCAGAACTCTGGTAGTGAGGAACAGTCAAGTACAAAAACTAGTTTTAGTGTGTGAAggtaaaagttatgaaatatgtTTGTACTATTTGCAATGAAAATGAAAACTGAAGATAAAAAACGAACTGTAAGAGTGAATAGTAAGTCTAAGTAAATGtgtatacaatataaaagtaaaattaagtgTGTGAAACCCTTTAGATTCCTAAAacgaaaatataatagaatgtatTCTTTCCAAAGAAACACATTCCTAACTTTTTCACAACTCCAAGATCTAcatgttttaatacttaaatcagTAACAAAAATCgtgttgtacaaaaataattgtattagctttgagaCATCAATAAAAGTaaccaaattaaaactatattcaattatttggatattttacataattaatgataACATTATAAAAGTTCTTTGATACAACTTTTAAGTGTATCTGTAGTCTGTAATTAACCagctaatttatataaataaaataaaacaactaactGTAGTAATTATCTCATACTATTTCTTTGTTTACAGGTTATTTTATGGACCGATTTGGCAGAAAGAGATCACTTATCTATTGCAGCATACTCCCCATCTCCTCTTGGGTCCTGATATGGCTTGCCACTAGCCTTGTACATTTGCACGTAGCGAGGTTTCTGGGAGGATTGTGGGTCGGCGTTATCACGACCATTGCTCCGATGTACACTGGGGAAATTGCGGAGCCAAAAATACGAGGGGCTTTGGGAAACATGTTTTCCTTCATGACTTACGTGGGCACATTGTACGTGTACTCGATTGGTCCTTACGTGTCTTACCACACCTTGGCAATAACAGCAGGTGTGGTGCCCATTTATTTTCTAACCATGATGTTCTCGATACCGGAGTCTCCGTATTACTTCCTCATACGCAACGATAGAGAAGGTGCTAAGAAATCCTTACGGTGGCTCAGGGGAGGAATGGACAACCACAATTTAGAGTTAGAAGTCGATAAGATGGAGGAAGTAGTTCTGCAGCAAATGAAAAACACGGGATCAATCGCAGCTATATTTACAACTCGTACAAATAGAAAAGCTTTTTTAATTGTTCAGCTATATGCGATCTTCACTAAATTCTCCGGTATGGGTTTAATCATAGCGTTTAGTTCAACCACTCTTCCAAAAACAATGTTTGAATCTGCAGGTGCTAGCGAATGTGCCGTAATTCTTGCTTCCGTGTGGGTAATTTCAAGTGGTATGTCAATGATCCTTGTGGATCGTCTCGGCAGGAAGACTCTTCTGACCGGAACATCATTAGGATGTTCAATTACTATGTTTAGTGCAGGATTCTGGTTCTATCTGAGTGCAGAAACAGAAGTGGATGTTGAAGGCTCAAGCTGGATTCCGTTTGTCAGTTTTATCTTTCACGGGCTATTTTACTGTCTGGGGTTTGGGCCGATTGGTACCAGCATCAAAGGAGAGTTACTGTCAGCTGACATCAGGGCCAGTGCCTCTGCTCTCACGACAGTTGTGTTAGCACTCTCCTCTCTGTTCCTGAATTTTATATACATCCCAGCTGCTGATCACATCGGCATGTACTTCAACTACTGGTTATTTTCTGCCAGCAGTATCATCTGTACTGTGTTCACAATTTGTGCTTTTGTAGAAACTAATGGGAAAACATTGCAAGAAATTCAGGATCAACTTGCTaggtaaaatatttcttaacccACAAAAAATACTGACTTAAGTTAGTAACAGACAAGAAAGTTCATATTGTCAACTTTATATCGTGTGGCAAACTGGGAtggcatataatataatttctaataaaactactgcaaaatatttatttattcttttatttctaaaaacaattgTTTCAACACACAATcaccacttcacttcactttGTATACTTAAGACTTCAGTATGATTCCATTACAACTTTTCCGGTACATGAGCATTGTCATAAGATTTTCTTTAATGCTTTTTTTCATGCCAAAGGCAACAAAGTAATGATGTAGAGAAAATTTGTCTTTATACAAATTCTTGTACTACACTTCTTGCACTCAAAACAGTATCAAACACTACGGAATTTGGGCAACAGttgtatttgttgattttttttaaataggacaAAATGGGTTTGGCTCTATAAAACTTTTCAactgacaaattaaaaattaaacttcattatCATACTTGGGGCATGGAACAGTTCCAACACTGATTTAAACCAAATGTATTTAGTTATTGAACTTTTTACTTAGCACAGTAATGCTGTTAGGAAGCTATTCGCCCTGAGGTCTCTTTCTACATTTGGCTCAGAACAAGTTCTTACACTGGATTACATAGGCTTATTTGAGTCAAAGCTGAGTCCATCATTTACGGaatattttggggattttctAGTGTCATCAACTTTAATAGAGTATTCACTCTTCAAAAGAAAGCGTTGAGGGTCGTCTGGGGAATGAAAACAGCTGAGAGCTGGAGAGAACGTTTCCGATCTAGTGGGATCCTAACCTTGGCCTCCCTTCTCATTATTCATTCAACAtggtttgtttttgaaaataaaaatctttttccacaTTTAAATCATGATCATAATACACATCACGAAATTATCTAATTTCAGGCTGTTTCAGACTTaaccttttcaaaaactcaatattttatattggtccTAAACTTAacaatttacttccaaatgtaatcaaaattcaaacaaatgtaaacagtttcaaaaattatttaaaggcttACTTGATTGGGAAGGCTTTCTCCAGTCTCCACGAGGCTCTCGTGATACCCATGTCTTGATTGGACCGATTGTTTTTGTATTAAGAATAACAAAACTGTTACAAGAAGGTATTTTGTGTTTTACCTTTAGATTGTATGCTCTATTGTAAACAGTTGTTCTGTTGcttttttacaattacttttgatactgatgttttgactcgcacagaaaacctttgtgttctgttgtgtgaataaattattgttattcttcttattcttatattttttcctaCCGCTGCTCTCACTGTTAGTCATGCAATCTCATCCgatttaatgaaactaaattcTTCCAGtgaattttctttaattttgtaaactctGTCTTATCTCCACCCACCCTTACAAGTCTCttcagtttttgaaaaaaaaaaaaaaaagaattgaggCCTGTTTTTGTGAGTATGGAAGTTTTGAAGTGATGGCCATGGCATCTATCATTCAATAACCACAAACGAGCGATGCAGAGTGGACAGATACAATGTCATGGTCATTACCCACTCCCACACCTTCTTAGGTCTCTTCCTCCTTCAATCTCATGCACAAACATTTATGTTAGACAACACTCTTCCAGTTAAACAGGACTAGAACATGAGCTTGACATTGGATTTTACTTGACAAGCTTTTTTGCATGTTGGGTCATTTCATGTTCTAATGAACAGTTTATGACCTCTTTTaacaaaccatttttaaaattataaattttagatttaacagttttttacttttttcaaaagtttgaataatattgaaattttgacaaaGCATCCAAATTTGATATACAGCATGGCAGTATTAAACCTGTgttatttttatctcaaaaagtaacctttattttatttgtaaaaaagataATTGTTTGCATACTATTCTTATAGGTGTGCTAAGTTTCACCATGGTACAGCAAGGgaaacgtattaaaaaattaattgtttaataaaacttgcTGTTAAACCTTCTAACTCcagtaaacaatacatttttacacacaGAGTACACACTGCTACGCCTGTAAATGTATGAAGATCATTGTTTGATCTCGTTGTGTAAACTTATACAAGTAACAGGCTCACCATCTAACAGCGCCAATGCAACCCATTACAACAAAAATGTGTTCTTGTTGATTGAtgctgttacaaaataaattaaacaaggtGTATTTTTGGAATAAGTAGCGATTTTATAAATCTTCATTTTACATGAAAGCGCATAGTTTTATCCatatatttacaatcaattattataaagcaaaatgattattattattaactagcagttacccgtggcttcgcaagcaattttgtaggttttgcacctgtatgagcacttctggttcgagtaaattatatttctgacttCTTCCCATAAAAaggaaaacataataaaaagtgtatatttatggtcattgtaatttactttgatgtcagtatattttattccatagctgattttgcctcttacctgatcaagaaaatatatatgcatatactcagctctgagaagcctacttttgtcaaaagacaacttatttaggtttcataacattctttaaatgtaaatttaaaagttagactacattgtctcttgtatctgcactgctagcagttacagTAGAAAGCtctaaaaagtatttgtttaacTTAAGAAAAATGAACTAGTAGTTAAATGGACACTAACACCTCCAGATCATCAGCAAGGACTGTCTGCATCTTTGGTGTTCACTTGCGCTGATGGCAATGAACAAAACAATCCCTCTAGgtatagtacctatcagtaacaTTATTAGGGAATAGCAATGGCTAAGCGGTCAAACATGTCTGAATTTGGATCTGAATTAGAGAAGAGCGGGTTAAaatatcctgtctgtgaccataaCACTAATGAtaagtaccatcgaccttgttcTGTATCAACTCCCCCCCCTCCCCTTATTCTGATCGATAGGAACATTAAACCTAGAGGTGGCAGTGTAAACCCTCTTTAGTGGCAGGGTGTTTTAAGCCAACTATTAGggtattttctaaaacttattacAACCTCAACTCATGCtccaaacaataaattatacatcatttttttcataaaagaacacagaaaaatataatatatacacaacaaAAAGTTTTGGTACAATAAACTTTTGACAcaccaaaaacaattttaaaaaattaaaattttatcctcGGATTCCATTCTGTACCTTTCTTCAAGcgcataaaaaaacatttctaatatatacattttatctagACTTTGTTGgtgatttcataaatatatagttt from Homalodisca vitripennis isolate AUS2020 chromosome 2, UT_GWSS_2.1, whole genome shotgun sequence encodes the following:
- the LOC124355297 gene encoding facilitated trehalose transporter Tret1-like, with the translated sequence MFTSWTSTLPITRARCHQFWAAVTVNIGIMIGGEYYGWPSPTIPKLTQPNAPLCLHHSEITWMVCALYLGNILSPIPTGYFMDRFGRKRSLIYCSILPISSWVLIWLATSLVHLHVARFLGGLWVGVITTIAPMYTGEIAEPKIRGALGNMFSFMTYVGTLYVYSIGPYVSYHTLAITAGVVPIYFLTMMFSIPESPYYFLIRNDREGAKKSLRWLRGGMDNHNLELEVDKMEEVVLQQMKNTGSIAAIFTTRTNRKAFLIVQLYAIFTKFSGMGLIIAFSSTTLPKTMFESAGASECAVILASVWVISSGMSMILVDRLGRKTLLTGTSLGCSITMFSAGFWFYLSAETEVDVEGSSWIPFVSFIFHGLFYCLGFGPIGTSIKGELLSADIRASASALTTVVLALSSLFLNFIYIPAADHIGMYFNYWLFSASSIICTVFTICAFVETNGKTLQEIQDQLAR